Below is a genomic region from Irregularibacter muris.
TACAAAAAATTACTTTACTCATTAAACTATTCAAAGCGATTCCCCCATCCCTAAGATTGAATAAATGTAAAGGCATAACATCATTAATTTGAATGAACCCTTTAAGCATAACTTTAGATAGACATGTTTTTTCCTCCCTCCTTTAATTTTTAAAAGCACGATTTTATTTATCCCCAAATAGAAGATTTGAAATTATATTATTAAACCCTTCGATATAAATATTCAAAGTCCTCTTGGTTAAAAATAAAATTTTCCATTATGTAACAGCTAATGTTAGAAGTAAAAATAATCCCTAGAATAGATTGGTAAAAAGGATCAAGTGCAAATAGTTTTTTAAACTAAAATGGGAAAAAGTATCAAGTAATTAAATACTTAACAAAGTTTGCACCAAATTTAAACGTTTACATTTTGGCATGATATTTGCAATAATTTATGGCAGGAGTGGAACACAAGTAAATTCATTTTATCAATTAGATGGATGGAAATTAGAAATACCCATAGTTTAATCCAGACAATCCTGTCTGTTGATTAAAATAAACACAAAATATTAAGGAGGTGGAACAATGAAACATCTTGGTACAATTATTGGAACGGCAATAGCAGGTATTTTTGTTATGAGTGTTTGGGGAGCCTTTGCCGATGCTTATGGAATTGGAGGTGGATGGTTCGCAGGATTTATTATCATTGGCACCATGTGGTTCTTAAACCATTCTGTAGGTCTATTAAACAACGGAGGAGCCTTTGTAGACATGGCAGCAGGTATAGGAATGGCAGGAACCATGAGAGACGTATTTATGCAAGGCGGAGAAGCCTTTACATCATGCCTACCAACTTTGGTTGTTGTATTAATTGGGGGTATGGCTGGGGGTTTTGTAGCTGCAAAATGTGAGCAATATTTAGAAAAGAAAAAGGCTGAGCCACAAAAGGCAGAGGCATAGAAATCAAAAATTAAATCGAAATGAAGGGGGGATTATCAGTGACATTTCAAAATATAGTGGCAACCTTTGCAGGAGCATTTATTTTCCCATTTCTTATCAGAATGCTATGGGGAAAAATGGTTGAAAACTGGGGAAATATCGGCGGATGGATGGCAGCGGGCTTTATCGTTGGAACCACATGGACGCTAAACCATGGTTTAAATATGATATTCCAAACAGGAGCATGGATAGACATGGCTTGGGCAGCAGGAATAGGACTTTTCGTTGCATCATTGGTTAGTGGAGATAGCTTTTCCAAAGGTTTCCCAGATTATATTTCTGCATTAGTTGGCGGTACTTTAGGCGGATTTATCTTATCCTGTTTTCTGTAATATAACGAAATTATATTAAAATTTATACCACCAAGTAAGATCCACTACCATTTTAAATAAGATAGAATCATGGTATTGTACTATAGGATGATACACTTCAAATATCGTAGAAACAAGAAAATAAACAAGGGGGATAATTATGGAGAAAAAGTTTATCATGGCGTTAGACCAAGGCACTACCAGTTCAAGGGCTATATTATTTAATCACGAAGGTGAAATTGTTAGTGTTGCTCAAAAAGAATTTACCCAAATCTATCCAAAGGCTGGATGGGTAGAGCACGATGCAATGGAAATATGGGGAAGCCAAAGTGGAGTAGCTAGGGAAGTTTTAGAAAGAGCTGGGGTTAGTCCAAAGGAAGTGGCTGCCATCGGTATCACAAACCAGAGGGAAACCACTGTAGTATGGGATAAAAATACAGGAAAACCCATATATAATGCCATCGTTTGGCAATGTAGAAGAACAGCTTCCACCTGTGACGATTTAAAAGCTAGGGGACTTGCAGAATATATTAAAGATAATACCGGATTAATTATCGATGCCTATTTCTCAGGAACAAAAGTTAAATGGATTCTTGATAATGTAGAAGGGGCTAGAGAAAAAGCCGAAAAAGGGGAATTATTATTTGGTAATATTGATACTTGGCTTATTTGGAACCTTACTCGGGGGAAAGTACATGTAACGGATTATTCCAATGCTTCTAGAACCATGCTTTACAATATTAAAGATCTCAAGTGGGACGAGAAGATATTAGAAGAATTAAATATTCCAGCATCTATGTTACCAGAAGTTAAACAATCCAGTGAAGTTTATGGATATACTGATGAAGCTACCTTTGGCGGAGCTATGATACCTATCGCAGGTATAGCAGGGGATCAGCAGTCAGCATTATTCGGTCAGGCTTGTTTTGAAGCGGGTATGGCAAAAAATACTTATGGAACGGGCTGCTTTATGTTAATGAATACAGGGGAAGAAATGGTACCCTCCAAAAACGGCCTTCTTACCACTATTGCTTGGGGAGTAGATGGCAAGGTTGAATATGCCCTAGAAGGAAGTATATTTATAGCCGGAGCCGTTATCCAATGGTTAAGAGATGAGTTAAAATTAATTGACCATGCCAAGGATAGCGAATACTTTGCCACTGAAGTTGAAGATAATAATGGGGTATATTTAGTCCCTGGTTTTGTAGGATTGGGAGCCCCCCATTGGGATATGTATGCGAGAGGAACCATGGTAGGATTAACTAGAGGGGCCAATAGAAATCATATTATCCGAGCTGCTTTGGAGTCTATTGCCTATCAAACTAGAGATGTTTTAGAAGCTATGCAGGAAGATTCAGGGATCAATCTTCAAGCCTTAAAGGTAGACGGTGGAGCCGTTGCCAATAACTTCTTAATGCAATTCCAGTCTGATATTTTAGGTGTTTCAGTAGACAGACCTGAAGTAACAGAGACCACTGCCTTAGGTGCTGCTTATCTAGCAGGGTTGGCTGTTGGATTCTGGGAAAGCAAAGAACAAATCGGTAAGAAGTGGGCCATTGATAGAACCTTTAAGCCAGAAATGGGCGAAGACCAAAAAGAAAAATTATTTGCTGGCTGGAAAAAAGCAGTAAGCAGAGCTATGAAGTGGGAAGAAGTAGAAGAACAATTAGCCGTAGATGAGGCAGCAGCTTCTGAAGAATAGAAATCTATGAAAACATTTACAGTAAATTGTAAATATGATAGAATGAATTAAAAGTTAATTGAGGGCTTAGAGAAGATGGAAAGCCACACTAAAGTTTACCTATGGGGAGATAGGTAAGACTTAGTGTGGCTTTTTTTCTACAATAAAAAAGTTGGTTTTCAGCGCAAGAGACCAAATTTTGCTATTTCATCAGAGCGGCGTTAGCCGCTTTCTTGTACTATTTTTCAAGGACTTTGAGGAAGAGAAGATCGGAATCTAGGGAATACAAATTTTCATAGGAAAGAGAGGGTTTTCATGTACGATATCGTTATTATCGGAGCGGGAATTATAGGGACCTTTATTGCAAGGGAATTATCTAGATATAAATTAAATATTGCATTAATCGATAAAGAAAATGATGTGGCTAATGGTACCACTAAGGCCAATAGTGCCATAGTACACGCAGGATTTGATGCTAAGCCAGGGTCAAAGATGGCAAGATTTAATGTAGAAGGTAATGCAATGTTTGACAAAATTTGTAATGATCTTGATGTAGAATTTAATCGAATAGGATCTTTGGTTATCGGTTTTAGTGAAGAAGAGATGAAGGAACTTCAAAAGTTATATCAAAGAGGATTGGAAAATCATGTTCCAGATATGGAAATTATAGATAAAAAAAGAGTAAAAGAGCTAGAACCCAATATCAGTGACAATGTAGTAGGGGCACTATATGCTGCTACTGGTGGGATTGTTGGGCCCTGGGAAATGGCCATTGCCTTAGCTGAAAATGCCATAGAAAATGGAGTAGAGCTCTTGTTGAATCATGAAGTAAAGGATATACAGAAAACCCAGAAAGGATATGAACTTTTAACCAGTGAAGGGCCTATGCAGGCTAAGTGTATTATAAATTGTGCTGGGGTATATGCAGATCATATCAATAATATGATAGCAAAACCGACCTTTAAGATAAATCCAAGAAGAGGACAATATTTTGTGTTGGATAGAGATGCAAGGAATATTGTCAATACCGTAGTATTCCAATGCCCCACCAAACTAGGAAAGGGTATATTGGTCACCCCCACTGTTCACGGAAATATCCTAGTAGGCCCAGATGCTGAAGATTTAGATGATAGGGAAAACCTGAGTACCACAGCAGATCGGTTGGAATATATCAAGGAGATTGCAAAACTGACTATGGAGAAAATACCCTATCATATGACCATAACAACCTTTGCAGGATTGAGGGCAGAGCCTAGTACGGGAGATTTTATTATAGAAGAGTCTAAGGATGCAAAGGGTTTTATCAATGTTGCGGGCATTAAATCTCCTGGCCTAACCTCTTCCCCTGCTATTGCCCAATATGTTGTCGGTCTGGTGGGGAAAATTCTAGGCAACTTAGAAGAAAAAGCTGAATTTAATCCTACAAGAAGAAAACTAATAAGATTTGATCAGCTTAGTCAAGAGGAAAAAGAGGAGACCATCAAAAGAGATTCAAGATTTGGCAGAATTATATGTAGATGTGAACATATTACAGAGGGAGAAATTGTCGACATCATCAAAAGAAAGGCTGGAGCCACTACAGTAGATGGGGTAAAAAGAAGAGCGAGACCAGGAACGGGAAGATGTCAAGGAGGCTTTTGTGGCCCCAGAGTTGTGGAAATATTGGCAAGGGAATTAGGCAAGGATATGGCTGAAATCCTAAAGGACGGGAGAAATTCCAATGTTCTGACAGAAAAGACCCATAAGGGAAGTGACGGTAGCGATGTAAAAGAGTGGGCAGCCGTTTCAATAGAAAAATAAGGGGGGAGTCAAGTGCTAAATTATGATATTGTTGTGATCGGAGGCGGTCCAGCTGGGCTGGCAGCGGCAATAGAAGCAAAGAAAAGTGGGATAGATAGTATTTTGGTTATTGATCGAGATAGGGAACTGGGAGGCATACTTCAACAATGCATACACAACGGTTTTGGACTTCATGAGTTTAAAGAAGAACTTACAGGACCAGAATATGCAGAGAGATTTATCGAGCAATTAAAGGAGCTTGATATTGAATGCAAGTTAGATACTATGGTAATCGATATTACCCAAGATAGATTGATCCATGCCATTAATACAGAGGATGGCTATATGACCATTCAGGCAAAAGCCATTGTCTTGGCTATGGGTTGTAGGGAAAGAACAAGGGGGGCCATCGCCATACCTGGTTCTAGACCAGCAGGGATATTTACCGCAGGGACAGCCCAGAGATATATCAATATGGAAGGTTATATGGTTGGTAAAAAGGTGTTTATTTTAGGCTCAGGGGATATTGGACTAATCATGGCCAGAAGACTTATCTTAGAAGGGGCAGAAGTAAGTGCCGTAGCAGAAGTTATGCCCTATTCCGGAGGCCTTACTCGAAATATCGTTCAATGTCTAGAGGATTTTAATATCCCCTTGCTTCTAAGTCATACCATTGTTGATATTAAAGGAAAGGACAAGATTGAAGGGGTTGTCCTATCCAAAGTAGACAGCCATAGAAAACCTATAGCTGGAACAGAAAAATATTTTGAATGTGATACCTTACTTTTATCTGTAGGATTAATACCAGAGAATGAACTTTCTAAAAGTGCAGGTATAGAAATGGATCCAGCAACCAATGGTCCCATAGTCAATGAGTCCATGGAAACTACTGTGGAGGGGATATTTGCCTGTGGAAACGTAGTACATGTTCATGATTTAGTAGATTATGTCAGTCAAGAGAGCAGACGGGCAGGAAGTAATGCAGCCAAATATGTAAAGGATATGCTTATAAGAAACGGAAGTACCCTACAAGCTAGGCCTGGTGATGGAGTAGGTTACATTGTTCCCCAGATTATCCGTACCGATAACCTAGAAAAGAATTTGGATTTATTTATGAGGGTAAAGAATGTATATTCCCATGGAAAATTAGTCATAAGAGTAGACGGTGTTCCAGTGAGAGAGATTAAAAAGAAACACATGGCCCCTGGTGAGATGGAAAGAATTAAATTGGATTTAGAATTGCTTAAAGATAAAAATGACTCTATATTATCCGTTGAGGTAGAAAAGGAGGTGGTATGATGGAAAGGAAAAACATGATTTGTATAGTTTGTCCCATAGGCTGTCATCTTGAAGTGGAGCGTATCGATGAGAAAGTTATTGTCACGGGCAATCAATGTAACCGAGGTCAGGCATATGGAATCAAGGAGCTAACTAATCCAACCAGAGTTTTAACTTCCACAGTAAAAGTAAACAATGCCCACCTATCGAGATTACCCATAAAAACAAAAGGAGGGGTACCTAAGCATAAAATCAGTCAATGTATAAAAGAAATAAACAGTGTAGAATTAAATGCACCTGTAAAGTTAGGACAAGTTGTTATAAAAAATATCCAAGGAACTGGTGTTGACGTAATTGCTTCTAGAAGCATATGAATAAACACAGGAGGGATAGGATGAAAATAATAGAGATTGGAACCAAAGGGGAAACAAACAGGGGGCTGCAAAAAAAGTATAATGAGCAGCAGATACCCCATGGATTAGACTATTCTCTCTTATTTGAGTATTGTGACCAAGGGATTTGTGTAACAGATGAATTTGGAAATATTAAATACATCAATGATCATTATTATAGACTATTTTATCCTAAGGGTGTTCCTATGGAGAAGAAAAATATACTAAAAGATAATCATGATAAGATCATAGTCAATGCCTTCAGGGATAGAAAAAGCACACAAGGTACCCTTGTCAATCAAGCAGGACTCATTATTTCCGAGGTACAGGCTTGGCCTATGTTTTCCAAAAATCAATTTAAAGGCGTAGTAGCAAGTTATGGAATTAGGGAAAGAGATGCAAATAGATCAACTAAGATATATGAATTGAAAGGAAATGAGATTATGGGTTTAAAGGGGCCCTTTAAAGAAATCATTGGGGAAAGTGAAAACATCAAAAAAGTTTTGTTAATGGCACAAAGAGCTTCTCAAATCACTTCCACTGTTTTGATTAGAGGAGAAAGTGGTACAGGCAAGGGATTGGTAGCGGAAGCCATCCACAAATATAGCCAAAGAAAAGATCAGCCCTTTGTGGTGGTTAATTGTGGTGCCATCCCCTCTACTTTGTTAGAATCTGAATTATTCGGACACGAGCAGGGAGCCTTTACAGGTGCTATAAGAAAGAAAATAGGAAAATTTGAATTGGCCCAGGGTGGAACGATATTTTTAGATGAGATAGGGGACCTTCCTTTAGAAATGCAGGTTAAACTCCTAAGAGTTATTCAGGAAAAAAGATTTGAACGGGTAGGAGGCAATGAGACGTTAGAGGTGGATGTAAGGATAATTTCTGCCACCAATAAAGATTTAGAAAAAATGGTGAAAGAAGGAGATTTTAGAGAGGATTTCTATTATCGTCTAAATGTTATTCCTCTATGCCTGCCTAGTTTGCGGG
It encodes:
- a CDS encoding Lin0368 family putative glycerol transporter subunit, with the protein product MTFQNIVATFAGAFIFPFLIRMLWGKMVENWGNIGGWMAAGFIVGTTWTLNHGLNMIFQTGAWIDMAWAAGIGLFVASLVSGDSFSKGFPDYISALVGGTLGGFILSCFL
- the glpK gene encoding glycerol kinase GlpK; translation: MEKKFIMALDQGTTSSRAILFNHEGEIVSVAQKEFTQIYPKAGWVEHDAMEIWGSQSGVAREVLERAGVSPKEVAAIGITNQRETTVVWDKNTGKPIYNAIVWQCRRTASTCDDLKARGLAEYIKDNTGLIIDAYFSGTKVKWILDNVEGAREKAEKGELLFGNIDTWLIWNLTRGKVHVTDYSNASRTMLYNIKDLKWDEKILEELNIPASMLPEVKQSSEVYGYTDEATFGGAMIPIAGIAGDQQSALFGQACFEAGMAKNTYGTGCFMLMNTGEEMVPSKNGLLTTIAWGVDGKVEYALEGSIFIAGAVIQWLRDELKLIDHAKDSEYFATEVEDNNGVYLVPGFVGLGAPHWDMYARGTMVGLTRGANRNHIIRAALESIAYQTRDVLEAMQEDSGINLQALKVDGGAVANNFLMQFQSDILGVSVDRPEVTETTALGAAYLAGLAVGFWESKEQIGKKWAIDRTFKPEMGEDQKEKLFAGWKKAVSRAMKWEEVEEQLAVDEAAASEE
- a CDS encoding DUF1667 domain-containing protein, producing the protein MERKNMICIVCPIGCHLEVERIDEKVIVTGNQCNRGQAYGIKELTNPTRVLTSTVKVNNAHLSRLPIKTKGGVPKHKISQCIKEINSVELNAPVKLGQVVIKNIQGTGVDVIASRSI
- a CDS encoding NAD(P)/FAD-dependent oxidoreductase, coding for MLNYDIVVIGGGPAGLAAAIEAKKSGIDSILVIDRDRELGGILQQCIHNGFGLHEFKEELTGPEYAERFIEQLKELDIECKLDTMVIDITQDRLIHAINTEDGYMTIQAKAIVLAMGCRERTRGAIAIPGSRPAGIFTAGTAQRYINMEGYMVGKKVFILGSGDIGLIMARRLILEGAEVSAVAEVMPYSGGLTRNIVQCLEDFNIPLLLSHTIVDIKGKDKIEGVVLSKVDSHRKPIAGTEKYFECDTLLLSVGLIPENELSKSAGIEMDPATNGPIVNESMETTVEGIFACGNVVHVHDLVDYVSQESRRAGSNAAKYVKDMLIRNGSTLQARPGDGVGYIVPQIIRTDNLEKNLDLFMRVKNVYSHGKLVIRVDGVPVREIKKKHMAPGEMERIKLDLELLKDKNDSILSVEVEKEVV
- a CDS encoding Lin0368 family putative glycerol transporter subunit → MKHLGTIIGTAIAGIFVMSVWGAFADAYGIGGGWFAGFIIIGTMWFLNHSVGLLNNGGAFVDMAAGIGMAGTMRDVFMQGGEAFTSCLPTLVVVLIGGMAGGFVAAKCEQYLEKKKAEPQKAEA
- a CDS encoding sigma-54 interaction domain-containing protein, which encodes MKIIEIGTKGETNRGLQKKYNEQQIPHGLDYSLLFEYCDQGICVTDEFGNIKYINDHYYRLFYPKGVPMEKKNILKDNHDKIIVNAFRDRKSTQGTLVNQAGLIISEVQAWPMFSKNQFKGVVASYGIRERDANRSTKIYELKGNEIMGLKGPFKEIIGESENIKKVLLMAQRASQITSTVLIRGESGTGKGLVAEAIHKYSQRKDQPFVVVNCGAIPSTLLESELFGHEQGAFTGAIRKKIGKFELAQGGTIFLDEIGDLPLEMQVKLLRVIQEKRFERVGGNETLEVDVRIISATNKDLEKMVKEGDFREDFYYRLNVIPLCLPSLRERMEDISRLTKHFVCKISQEMGKSPVEFSREALEAMSQYHWPGNIRELENLIERIIALSSKEIVEIYDLPDYISNIYEFVSSESPETGLINMNNKGCIATLEEYEKEIIESAINKFGSFNAAGKALGITHKTVAFKARKYKIID
- a CDS encoding NAD(P)/FAD-dependent oxidoreductase, translating into MYDIVIIGAGIIGTFIARELSRYKLNIALIDKENDVANGTTKANSAIVHAGFDAKPGSKMARFNVEGNAMFDKICNDLDVEFNRIGSLVIGFSEEEMKELQKLYQRGLENHVPDMEIIDKKRVKELEPNISDNVVGALYAATGGIVGPWEMAIALAENAIENGVELLLNHEVKDIQKTQKGYELLTSEGPMQAKCIINCAGVYADHINNMIAKPTFKINPRRGQYFVLDRDARNIVNTVVFQCPTKLGKGILVTPTVHGNILVGPDAEDLDDRENLSTTADRLEYIKEIAKLTMEKIPYHMTITTFAGLRAEPSTGDFIIEESKDAKGFINVAGIKSPGLTSSPAIAQYVVGLVGKILGNLEEKAEFNPTRRKLIRFDQLSQEEKEETIKRDSRFGRIICRCEHITEGEIVDIIKRKAGATTVDGVKRRARPGTGRCQGGFCGPRVVEILARELGKDMAEILKDGRNSNVLTEKTHKGSDGSDVKEWAAVSIEK